The Meriones unguiculatus strain TT.TT164.6M chromosome 1, Bangor_MerUng_6.1, whole genome shotgun sequence genome has a segment encoding these proteins:
- the LOC110566678 gene encoding protein S100-A3 isoform X1 encodes MTRPLEQAVAAIVCTFQEYAGRCGDKYKICQSELKELLQKELPTWAPSEFRECDYNKFMSLLDTNKDCEVDFEEYVRSLASLCLYCHEYFKECPPEPPCPQ; translated from the exons ATGACCCGGCCCCTGGAGCAGGCAGTGGCTGCCATCGtgtgcaccttccaggagtatgCAGGGCGCTGTGGGGACAAGTACAAGATCTGCCAGTCGGAGCTCAAGGAGCTGCTGCAGAAGGAGCTGCCCACCTGGGCGCCG AGTGAGTTCCGAGAGTGCGACTACAACAAGTTCATGAGTCTGCTGGACACCAACAAGGACTGCGAGGTGGACTTCGAGGAGTATGTGCGCTCGCTCGCCAGCCTCTGTCTCTACTGCCACGAGTACTTCAAGGAGTGCCCCCCGGAGCCCCCCTGTCCGCAGTAG
- the LOC110566678 gene encoding protein S100-A4 isoform X2 — translation MTRPLEQAVAAIVCTFQEYAGRCGDKYKICQSELKELLQKELPTWAPKRTDGAAFQKLMSNLDSNRDNGADLQGYCTFLPCIATTCSEFSEGCPDKCPRKK, via the exons ATGACCCGGCCCCTGGAGCAGGCAGTGGCTGCCATCGtgtgcaccttccaggagtatgCAGGGCGCTGTGGGGACAAGTACAAGATCTGCCAGTCGGAGCTCAAGGAGCTGCTGCAGAAGGAGCTGCCCACCTGGGCGCCG AAAAGGACAGACGGAGCTGCATTCCAGAAGCTGATGAGCAACCTGGACAGCAACAGGGACAACGGAGCAGACCTCCAGGGGTACTGCACCTTCCTGCCCTGCATCGCCACGACGTGCAGTGAATTCTCTGAAGGCTGCCCAGATAAATGTCCCCGGAAGAAGTGA
- the S100a5 gene encoding protein S100-A5 produces the protein METPLEKALTTMVSTFYKYSGREGSKLTLSRRELKELIKTELSLAEKMKESSIDNLMKSLDKNSDQEIDFKEYSKFLTTLCMAYNDFFLEDNK, from the exons ATGGAGACTCCTCTTGAGAAGGCCCTGACTACCATGGTCAGCACTTTCTATAAATATTCGGGGAGAGAGGGTAGCAAGCTGACCCTCAGTAGGAGAGAACTGAAGGAGCTGATCAAGACAGAGTTGAGCCTTGCAGAG AAGATGAAGGAGAGCAGCATTGATAACCTGATGAAGAGCCTGGACAAAAACAGCGACCAGGAGATTGACTTCAAGGAGTATAGCAAGTTCCTGACCACACTGTGTATGGCCTACAATGACTTCTTCCTGGAGGACAACAAATGA
- the LOC110566685 gene encoding protein S100-A6 yields the protein MACPLDQAIGLLVAIFHKYSGKEGDKHTLSKRELKELIQKELTIGSKLEDAEIARLMDDLDRNKDQEVNFQEYITFLGALAMIYNEALK from the exons ATGGCATGCCCCCTGGATCAGGCCATTGGTCTTCTGGTGGCCATCTTCCACAAGTACTCTGGCAAGGAGGGTGACAAGCACACCCTGAGCAAGAGGGAGCTGAAGGAGCTGATCCAGAAGGAGCTCACCATTGGCTCT AAGCTGGAGGATGCTGAAATCGCAAGGCTGATGGATGATCTGGACCGCAACAAGGATCAGGAAGTAAATTTCCAGGAGTACATCACCTTCCTGGGGGCCTTGGCTATGATCTACAATGAAGCTCTCAAATAA